A section of the Saccopteryx leptura isolate mSacLep1 chromosome 4, mSacLep1_pri_phased_curated, whole genome shotgun sequence genome encodes:
- the LOC136404058 gene encoding eukaryotic translation initiation factor 1A, X-chromosomal-like, with translation MPKNKGKGGKNRRRGKNENESEKRELVFKEDGQEYAQVIKMLGNGRLEAMCFDGVKRLCHIRGKLRKKVWINTSDIILVGLRDYQDNKADVILKFNADEARSLKAYGELPEHAKINETDTFGPGDDDEIQFDDIGDDDEDIDDI, from the coding sequence ATGCCCAAAAATAAAGGTAAAGGAGGTAAAAACAGACGGAGAGGTAAGAATGAGAACGAATCTGAAAAAAGAGAACTGGTCTTTAAAGAAGATGGACAAGAGTACGCTCAGGTCATCAAAATGTTGGGAAATGGACGATTAGAAGCAATGTGCTTTGACGGTGTGAAGAGGTTATGTCACATCAGAGGAAAGCTGAGAAAAAAGGTTTGGATCAATACCTCAGACATTATACTGGTTGGTCTGCGAGACTATCAGGATAACAAAGCTGATGTAATCCTAAAGTTCAATGCCGATGAAGCCAGAAGTCTGAAGGCCTATGGCGAGCTTCCGGAACAtgctaaaatcaatgaaacagataCATTTGGTCCTGGAGATGATGACGAAATCCAGTTTGATGATATTGGAGATGACGATGAAGACATTGATGACATCTAA